Proteins encoded in a region of the Triticum dicoccoides isolate Atlit2015 ecotype Zavitan chromosome 3A, WEW_v2.0, whole genome shotgun sequence genome:
- the LOC119267611 gene encoding GDT1-like protein 1, chloroplastic — protein sequence MASVTSCSSTVFTSSSSIPYRTRTPLPSLRPPPRLASLPGRPVLRCPAKRDPGEAPPLLGAPVVCDEREAPEPAGTDSGGLAPSDPKWGLAFAAAAGVLMIQGSQQALAGTQFMGLQPPADLLGDLGDISTGFASAFLLIFFSELGDRTFFIAALLAARNSGGVIFLGTFGALAVMTVISVVLGRAFHYVDGVLPFSFGGTDFPIDDILAVCLLVYYGVTTLLDAASGDGEKMNEEQEEAEIAVSKFSGNGAGLVSVASTLASTFVLVFVAEWGDKSFFSTIALAAASSPPGVIAGSLAGHGVATLIAVLGGSLLGTFLSEKIIAYIGGSLFLAFAAVTLVEIATS from the exons ATGGCCTCCGTCACCTCCTGCTCTTCCACCgtcttcacctcctcctcctccatacccTACCGAACAAGGACGCCTCTTCCATCTCTCCGCCCGCCGCCGCGTCTCGCCAGCCTTCCCGGGCGACCG GTGCTGAGGTGCCCAGCTAAGCGCGACCCGGGCGAGGCGCCGCCGCTGCTTGGAGCTCCTGTGGTTTGTGACGAGAGAGAGGCACCGGAGCCGGCAGGTACGGACAGTGGCGGGCTCGCGCCGTCCGATCCGAAATGGGGGCTCGCgttcgcggcggcggcgggggtgctCATGATCCAGGGGTCGCAGCAGGCGCTGGCCGGCACGCAGTTCATGGGCCTGCAGCCGCCGGCGGACCTGCTGGGGGATCTCGGGGACATCAGTACAGGTTTTGCTTCA GCTTTTCTGCTGATTTTCTTTTCTGAGCTAGGAGACAGGACGTTTTTCATTGCG GCACTTTTAGCAGCTAGAAATTCTGGAGGAGTCATTTTTCTTGGCACATTTGGAGCACTTGC GGTAATGACAGTTATATCTGTAGTTCTTGGTCGAGCATTTCACTACGTTGATGGCGTCCTTCCATTCAG TTTTGGCGGTACAGATTTCCCAATTGATGACATTCTTGCTGTGTGTCTCTTG GTATACTATGGAGTTACTACATTACTTGATGCGGCTTCAGGTGATGGAGAAAAGATGAATGAGGAGCAAGAGGAG GCTGAGATAGCAGTTTCGAAGTTTTCTGGAAATGGCGCAGGATTAGTGTCTGTCGCCAGTACTCTTGCTAGCACATTTGTTTTGGTTTTTGTTGCTGAATGGGGTGATAAATCATTTTTCTCAACAATTG CACTTGCTGCGGCTTCATCCCCTCCGGGTGTCATTGCAGGATCGCTTGCTGGTCATGGTGTTGCAACATTG ATTGCAGTTCTTGGTGGTTCTTTGCTGGGGACATTCCTATCTGAAAAG ATTATAGCATACATCGGAGGGAGCCTTTTTTTAGCATTTGCCGCTGTGACACTAGTTGAAATCGCGACTTCATGA
- the LOC119267610 gene encoding uncharacterized protein LOC119267610, with translation MDAGELEVFDAGRCTDGYQLGLAVGQRFRDTIRSRMQVDLFLQEQLLPFASTAAGKPLLAALQAANRERYPRYWDELVGMADGSGVPLLHVILVNLRKEIRPFIPKKDHERREEEDDDCSDILMVSESTAFAAHNEDANVALLGHTYVVKATSPDGASSFTAYTYAGELPTCAFGFNSNGVAFTLDSVPPAMGEVAAGAIAVNFVSRDLLEARDLDDAMHRVCSPGVSVGHCYNLMDVGARRIVTIETASRNRFAVQEACAAPSFHANMYRHLQVEQVQDENSMSRERRAAQCAMDSKEEALAVLGDTADDKYPIFMAGPTLYTLCTVLADLDEETMTIYMGNPKNRDAVRVALPML, from the exons ATGGACGCCGGCGAGCTGGAGGTCTTCGACGCCGGCCGTTGCACCGACGGATATCAGCTGGGCCTCGCCGTGGGCCAGCGTTTCCGCGACACGATCAGGAGCAGGATGCAAGTGGACCTCTTCCTGCAGGAGCAGCTGCTGCCGTTCGCGTCCACGGCGGCGGGCAAGCCGCTCCTCGCCGCGCTCCAGGCCGCCAACAGGGAGAGGTACCCCCGGTACTGGGATGAGCTGGTGGGCATGGCGGACGGCAGCGGCGTCCCGCTCCTGCAC GTGATTCTGGTCAATTTGAGGAAGGAGATTCGTCCGTTCATCCCAAAGAAGGACCACGaacggagagaggaggaggacgacgactgctcCGACATCCTGATGGTGAGCGAGTCGACGGCGTTCGCGGCGCACAACGAAGACGCCAACGTCGCGCTGCTCGGCCACAC CTACGTGGTGAAGGCGACGTCGCCGGACGGCGCATCCTCCTTCACCGCCTACACCTACGCCGGCGAGCTCCCCACCTGCGCCTTCGGGTTCAACAGCAACGGAGTG GCCTTCACGCTCGACTCGGTTCCGCCGGCGATGGGCGAGGTCGCCGCGGGGGCCATCGCCGTGAACTTCGTGTCGCGGGACCTGCTGGAGGCGAGAGACCTCGACGACGCGATGCACAGGGTGTGCTCGCCGGGCGTGTCGGTCGGGCACTGCTACAACCTGATGGACGTCGGAGCCCGGCGGATCGTCACCATCGAGACCGCCTCCCGGAACCGGTTCGCCGTCCAGGAGGCCTGCGCGGCTCCCTCCTTCCACGCGAACATGTACCGCCATCTCCAAGTGGAGCAG GTGCAGGACGAGAACTCCATGAGCAGGGAGAGGAGAGCGGCGCAGTGCGCGATGGACTCCAAGGAGGAGGCGCTCGCGGTGCTCGGAGACACGGCCGACGACAAGTACCCGATCTTCATGGCAG GCCCAACGCTGTATACTCTATGCACCGTCTTGGCTGATCTCGACGAGGAGACGATGACCATTTACATGGGGAATCCCAAGAACAGAGATGCCGTTCGAGTAGCTCTTCCTATGCTGTGA
- the LOC119267614 gene encoding uncharacterized protein LOC119267614 gives MANLLHLPDLAAARPPAHGVVRRRGARVVAAARAGGRVKQEEAGTGTGRGRVIRVTDPVRDGRLPVPAPPPLFSVPMTPASESPAATTRRDNDEEERRRYYLNLGYAIRTLREEIPDVFYKEPSFDIYRDDIVFRNPFNKFEGIDNYRSLFWGLRFTGRIFFKALWVDIVSIWQPAENLIMIRWIAHGIPRVPWDGHARFDGASVYKLDRNGKIYEHKVHNIATTPPTKYKVLSVQELVRSLSCPSTPKPTYFEASSQSLSTASLYSRLAWIRRLANLRGE, from the exons ATGGCCAACCTCCTGCACCTCCCGGACCTCGCGGCGGCCCGGCCGCCCGCGCACGGCGTCGTGCGGAGGAGGGGGGCGAGGGTCGTGGCGGCGGCCAGGGCCGGGGGCCGCGTGAAGCAGGAGGAGGCCGGGACGGGGACGGGGCGGGGGCGGGTGATCAGGGTCACGGACCCCGTGCGGGACGGGAGGCTGCCGGTGCCGGCCCCGCCGCCGCTCTTCTCCGTGCCGATGACGCCGGCctcggagtcgccggcggcgaccacGCGCCGGGACAACGACGAGGAGGAGCGGCGCAGGTACTACCTCAACCTGGGCTACGCCATCCGCACGCTCAGGGAGGAGATACCCGACGTCTTCTACAAGGAGCCCAGCTTCGATATCTACAG AGATGATATCGTCTTCAGAAACCCTTTCAATAAATTCGAGGGCATTGACAATTACAGAAGTCTATTCTGGGGATTGCGCTTTACTGGACGTATCTTCTTTAAAGCATTATGGGTTGATATAGTTAGTATATGGCAGCCTGCCGAGAATCTTATTATGATTCGCTGGATTGCCCACGGCATTCCTAGAGTCCCATGGGATGGCCATGCCCGCTTTGACGGTGCCTCCGTTTACAAACTCGACAGGAATGGGAAGATCTATGAGCATAAGGTACATAACATTGCTACGACCCCACCGACAAAGTACAAGGTCCTGTCTGTACAAGAGCTAGTCAGATCACTTAGCTGTCCGTCCACTCCAAAACCAACATATTTCGAGGCTTCATCTCAATCTTTGAGCACGGCGTCGCTTTATTCGAGGTTGGCATGGATCAGACGCCTAGCAAATCTCAGAGGAGAATAG
- the LOC119267612 gene encoding aluminum-activated malate transporter 9-like yields MNGKKGSIRIDICQPPKSVEQESVKKQISEKGQSPSKRLCDVWDFARQDTNRVTFALKVGLACLLVSLLILFRAPYGIFGTNIIWSILTVAIMFEYTIGATFNRGFNRALGSVLAGVFAIVIIQVAMSCGHTAEPYLIGFSIFLVGAATSFMKLWPSLIPYEYGFRVILFTYCLIIVSGYRMGNPIRTAMDRLCSIAIGALIAVLVNVTIYPIWAGEQLHMELVANFSSLADSLEECVKKYLSGDVSEHPDFSKTVMDDFPDEPAFRKCRAMLNSSAKLDSLVSSQP; encoded by the exons ATGAATGGCAAGAAGGGTAGTATAAGGATAGATATTTGCCAGCCACCAAAAAGCGTGGAGCAAGAAAGTGTAAAGAAGCAGATCAGTGAGAAAGGCCAGTCCCCAAGTAAAAGGCTATGTGATGTCTGGGACTTCGCTAGGCAGGACACAAACAGGGTTACCTTTGCACTCAAAGTTGGCCTTGCTTGCCTCCTTGTGTCACTTCTCATACTCTTTCGTGCGCCCTATGGCATCTTTGGGACTAACATCATATGGTCCATCCTCACTGTTGCTATTATGTTCGAGTACACTATCG GTGCAACATTCAATCGTGGATTCAATCGAGCTCTTGGAAGTGTACTTGCTGGAGTATTTGCGATAGTCATTATTCAAGTGGCTATGTCTTGTGGCCACACTGCAGAACCATACCTCATTGGTTTCAGCATCTTTCTTGTTG GAGCTGCAACATCCTTTATGAAGTTATGGCCATCACTAATTCCATACGAGTATGGTTTCCGAGTTATCCTATTCACCTACTGCTTGATCATTGTATCGGGATACCGTATGGGAAACCCCATCAGGACTGCAATGGATAGACTCTGCTCAATTGCAATTGGAGCCCTCATAGCTGTTCTTGTGAATGTCACCATTTACCCAATCTGGGCAGGGGAACAACTACACATGGAGTTAGTTGCCAATTTCAGTTCTCTGGCAGACTCGTTAGAAG AGTGCGTCAAAAAGTATCTAAGCGGCGACGTTTCCGAACATCCTGATTTCTCAAAGACAGTCATGGATGACTTCCCTGATGAACCAGCATTCAGGAAGTGCCGAGCTATGTTAAATTCATCAGCAAAACTTGACTCGCTGGTAAGTAGCCAACCTTAG